A window of Hyperolius riggenbachi isolate aHypRig1 chromosome 1, aHypRig1.pri, whole genome shotgun sequence contains these coding sequences:
- the NPY2R gene encoding neuropeptide Y receptor type 2 isoform X2 yields the protein MKSGMLAFKKEENNTEDIKMEMNTLPYRVPGLTTPNNEMAPKHELGDSTKLIGVQIILILAYSSIILLGVVGNTLVIYVVIKFKTMRTVTNYFIVNLAVSDLMVNTLCLPFTLVYTLLDEWKFGTVLCHLLTYAQGLAVQVSTITLMVIALDRHRCIVYHLESKISTKICFMIIGVTWACSAALASPLAIFKEYTLIVISDDYQIQVCLERWPGDHLNYSTIYSISMLLIQYILPLAIISYAYVRIWTKLKNHVSPGGGNDHYHQRRRKTTKMLLTVVVVFAVCWLPFHAFQLASDIDSKVLDLNEYKLFYTIFHVIAMCSTFANPILYGWMNNNYRTAFLTAFKCEQRMDSIHPEVSVAFQAKKKQLQVKEVNGPNGNYQHACTQPTNV from the coding sequence ATGAAGAGTGGAATGCTTGCATTCAAGAAAGAGGAAAATAATACAGAGGACATTAAAATGGAGATGAATACCTTGCCATATCGTGTCCCAGGGCTAACTACGCCTAATAATGAGATGGCTCCTAAACACGAACTGGGTGATAGTACAAAGCTCATTGGTGTCCAGATAATTCTAATCTTGGCCTACAGTTCCATCATTCTGTTGGGGGTGGTAGGCAACACCCTAGTAATCTACGTTGTCATCAAATTCAAAACCATGCGCACTGTCACAAACTACTTTATTGTCAATCTTGCTGTGTCAGACTTAATGGTGAACACTCTATGTCTCCCGTTTACATTGGTGTATACTCTGTTAGATGAATGGAAGTTCGGGACAGTCTTGTGTCATTTGTTGACCTATGCTCAAGGACTTGCTGTTCAAGTGTCTACTATCACACTTATGGTAATTGCCCTTGACAGACATCGATGCATTGTGTACCATCTGGAGAGCAAGATCTCTACTAAAATTTGCTTTATGATTATTGGTGTTACATGGGCTTGTAGTGCTGCACTTGCTAGTCCTTTGGCCATCTTCAAGGAGTATACCCTTATTGTTATTTCCGATGATTATCAGATACAGGTCTGTTTAGAAAGGTGGCCAGGAGACCATCTGAATTACAGCACTATTTACAGCATATCAATGCTTCTAATTCAGTACATTTTACCTTTAGCTATAATATCATATGCCTATGTTAGAATCTGGACTAAACTAAAGAACCATGTAAGTCCTGGGGGAGGAAATGATCACTATCACCAAAGACGACGGAAAACTACCAAGATGTTACTTACAGTGGTTGTGGTGTTTGCAGTCTGTTGGTTGCCATTCCATGCCTTTCAACTTGCTAGTGATATTGACAGCAAAGTTTTGGACCTGAATGAATACAAGCTGTTTTACACCATATTTCACGTCATTGCCATGTGCTCTACTTTTGCCAACCCAATCCTTTATGGGTGGATGAACAACAATTACAGAACAGCTTTCCTTACAGCTTTCAAATGTGAGCAGAGGATGGACTCCATACACCCTGAAGTTTCTGTAGCCTTTCAAGCCAAGAAGAAACAGTTACAAGTCAAAGAGGTTAATGGTCCAAATGGCAACTATCAGCATGCTTGCACGCAACCTACAAATGTGTAA
- the NPY2R gene encoding neuropeptide Y receptor type 2 isoform X1, giving the protein MRYCSGSMDKGNCIHVEVVNMKSGMLAFKKEENNTEDIKMEMNTLPYRVPGLTTPNNEMAPKHELGDSTKLIGVQIILILAYSSIILLGVVGNTLVIYVVIKFKTMRTVTNYFIVNLAVSDLMVNTLCLPFTLVYTLLDEWKFGTVLCHLLTYAQGLAVQVSTITLMVIALDRHRCIVYHLESKISTKICFMIIGVTWACSAALASPLAIFKEYTLIVISDDYQIQVCLERWPGDHLNYSTIYSISMLLIQYILPLAIISYAYVRIWTKLKNHVSPGGGNDHYHQRRRKTTKMLLTVVVVFAVCWLPFHAFQLASDIDSKVLDLNEYKLFYTIFHVIAMCSTFANPILYGWMNNNYRTAFLTAFKCEQRMDSIHPEVSVAFQAKKKQLQVKEVNGPNGNYQHACTQPTNV; this is encoded by the exons ATGCgatattgttcagggtctatggataaag GAAATTGCATTCATGTAGAAGTTGTCAATATGAAGAGTGGAATGCTTGCATTCAAGAAAGAGGAAAATAATACAGAGGACATTAAAATGGAGATGAATACCTTGCCATATCGTGTCCCAGGGCTAACTACGCCTAATAATGAGATGGCTCCTAAACACGAACTGGGTGATAGTACAAAGCTCATTGGTGTCCAGATAATTCTAATCTTGGCCTACAGTTCCATCATTCTGTTGGGGGTGGTAGGCAACACCCTAGTAATCTACGTTGTCATCAAATTCAAAACCATGCGCACTGTCACAAACTACTTTATTGTCAATCTTGCTGTGTCAGACTTAATGGTGAACACTCTATGTCTCCCGTTTACATTGGTGTATACTCTGTTAGATGAATGGAAGTTCGGGACAGTCTTGTGTCATTTGTTGACCTATGCTCAAGGACTTGCTGTTCAAGTGTCTACTATCACACTTATGGTAATTGCCCTTGACAGACATCGATGCATTGTGTACCATCTGGAGAGCAAGATCTCTACTAAAATTTGCTTTATGATTATTGGTGTTACATGGGCTTGTAGTGCTGCACTTGCTAGTCCTTTGGCCATCTTCAAGGAGTATACCCTTATTGTTATTTCCGATGATTATCAGATACAGGTCTGTTTAGAAAGGTGGCCAGGAGACCATCTGAATTACAGCACTATTTACAGCATATCAATGCTTCTAATTCAGTACATTTTACCTTTAGCTATAATATCATATGCCTATGTTAGAATCTGGACTAAACTAAAGAACCATGTAAGTCCTGGGGGAGGAAATGATCACTATCACCAAAGACGACGGAAAACTACCAAGATGTTACTTACAGTGGTTGTGGTGTTTGCAGTCTGTTGGTTGCCATTCCATGCCTTTCAACTTGCTAGTGATATTGACAGCAAAGTTTTGGACCTGAATGAATACAAGCTGTTTTACACCATATTTCACGTCATTGCCATGTGCTCTACTTTTGCCAACCCAATCCTTTATGGGTGGATGAACAACAATTACAGAACAGCTTTCCTTACAGCTTTCAAATGTGAGCAGAGGATGGACTCCATACACCCTGAAGTTTCTGTAGCCTTTCAAGCCAAGAAGAAACAGTTACAAGTCAAAGAGGTTAATGGTCCAAATGGCAACTATCAGCATGCTTGCACGCAACCTACAAATGTGTAA